In Vagococcus luciliae, one genomic interval encodes:
- a CDS encoding ATP-binding protein has protein sequence MIIWINGAFGAGKTTVATELVKQIQPSFLYDPENIGDIFRSNLPISMQKNDFQYYPEWRQWNVYLLKKIYQEYDGDIIVPMTIYKAEAVSEILGKLREENIPVCHIQLDVPKETIISRLQERPKALIEWGESKVDEIIEAFNAFPQDDKIMNDERPIKEVLSDIIKKIEQQR, from the coding sequence ATGATTATTTGGATAAATGGGGCATTTGGCGCAGGTAAAACAACAGTGGCGACTGAATTAGTTAAACAAATTCAACCTTCCTTTTTGTATGATCCAGAAAATATTGGTGATATTTTTCGTTCAAACTTACCAATCAGTATGCAAAAAAATGATTTTCAATATTATCCTGAATGGCGTCAGTGGAATGTTTATCTACTTAAAAAAATTTATCAAGAATACGATGGAGATATCATTGTACCTATGACGATTTACAAAGCAGAAGCTGTTTCTGAGATTCTTGGAAAGTTACGTGAAGAAAATATACCAGTTTGTCATATTCAACTCGATGTGCCAAAAGAAACTATTATTTCAAGACTCCAAGAACGTCCTAAAGCATTAATTGAATGGGGTGAGAGTAAAGTCGATGAGATAATAGAAGCATTCAATGCTTTTCCACAAGACGATAAAATAATGAATGATGAGAGACCAATAAAAGAGGTCTTATCTGACATCATAAAAAAAATAGAACAGCAGAGATAA
- a CDS encoding GNAT family N-acetyltransferase translates to MLLIKPTTEWEKEILDYKTEFLSQSGVNWIDGASGLSNFTNIQDWIEHLVLYESNETIPNPDFVTGEQYLFVRETDKKIIGMIHFRHELNEYLFHFGGHIGYSVAPSERNKGYGSRMLKEMLLEKKESPIKKLLITCNDDNIGSAKVIEHNGGILENKVLDESDGKLVRRYWIDN, encoded by the coding sequence ATGTTATTAATTAAACCAACAACTGAATGGGAAAAAGAGATATTAGATTATAAAACAGAATTTTTAAGTCAATCAGGTGTTAATTGGATAGATGGGGCAAGTGGGTTATCTAATTTTACCAATATACAAGATTGGATAGAACATCTTGTATTATACGAATCCAACGAAACAATTCCTAATCCAGATTTTGTCACGGGAGAGCAGTATTTATTTGTTAGAGAAACAGATAAAAAGATTATAGGAATGATTCACTTTAGACATGAGTTGAATGAGTATTTGTTTCATTTTGGCGGACACATTGGTTATTCAGTCGCTCCGTCTGAAAGAAACAAAGGTTATGGAAGCCGAATGCTTAAAGAGATGTTACTTGAGAAGAAAGAAAGTCCTATTAAAAAATTACTCATCACTTGTAATGATGATAATATTGGGTCAGCCAAAGTAATTGAACATAATGGTGGCATACTTGAAAATAAAGTGTTGGATGAATCAGATGGTAAGTTAGTCAGAAGATATTGGATAGATAATTAA
- a CDS encoding DNA topology modulation protein, giving the protein MQKMIIIGSPGTGKSTLAKKLADSLIIKLYHLDKLFWKPQWKMSTKEEQREILYDIVKQNSWIIDGNYSSTLDIRIKEADTIIYLKRSRMTCLYHVFKRFISYRGKTRPDMQENCPEKLDREFIRWVWQFSKNHEPLIEEYLKDLTSEQTLIKLTNSKEIDDFLNSLESM; this is encoded by the coding sequence ATGCAAAAAATGATAATCATAGGTTCTCCTGGTACAGGAAAAAGTACCCTAGCAAAAAAATTAGCTGATAGTTTAATAATAAAATTGTATCATTTAGATAAATTGTTTTGGAAACCACAATGGAAGATGAGCACAAAGGAAGAGCAACGAGAGATATTGTATGATATAGTCAAACAGAATTCTTGGATTATTGATGGAAATTATAGTAGTACGTTAGATATTCGGATAAAAGAAGCAGACACCATCATTTATTTAAAACGTTCAAGAATGACTTGTTTGTATCATGTGTTTAAGCGTTTTATTAGTTATCGTGGAAAAACTCGTCCAGATATGCAAGAAAACTGTCCAGAGAAATTAGATCGGGAGTTTATCAGATGGGTCTGGCAATTTTCAAAAAATCATGAGCCGTTGATAGAGGAGTATCTTAAGGATTTGACTAGTGAACAAACTTTAATCAAATTAACGAACTCAAAAGAAATCGATGATTTCTTAAATTCTTTAGAAAGTATGTGA
- a CDS encoding class D sortase, with amino-acid sequence MNKRVLAYVYMPVLFFISAYVILLLLFLPFRETVDLFVSAISITEKAENKKVSSIFDEAKQKNITSVKNKIPSSQIEYPSLGTEYGIVNIDKYNVQARLIYGDSQEDLREGVGQFNGSVFPGEEGTTLIGGHNTADLAALGGVESGDTITIKTSYETYQYKVTHKKVARFDDKSAIETLYKKSDNNQLILYTCYPIDMIGLTDNRLFVYAERISGKMIDQNQ; translated from the coding sequence ATGAATAAAAGAGTACTGGCATATGTTTATATGCCAGTACTCTTTTTTATTTCTGCCTATGTCATTTTATTATTATTATTCTTGCCATTTAGAGAGACAGTTGACTTATTTGTCAGTGCTATTAGCATTACAGAAAAAGCAGAAAATAAAAAAGTTAGTTCTATCTTTGATGAAGCTAAGCAAAAAAATATTACATCTGTAAAAAATAAAATCCCTTCGAGTCAGATTGAATATCCTAGTCTAGGAACGGAGTATGGGATAGTTAATATAGATAAATATAATGTTCAAGCAAGATTAATTTATGGTGATTCTCAGGAAGATTTGAGAGAAGGAGTAGGGCAATTTAATGGGAGTGTTTTTCCTGGTGAAGAAGGAACGACACTTATAGGTGGTCATAATACGGCAGATTTAGCAGCCTTAGGTGGAGTTGAATCAGGTGATACAATTACTATTAAAACAAGTTATGAAACGTATCAGTACAAAGTAACTCATAAAAAAGTTGCTCGATTTGACGATAAGTCTGCTATTGAAACCCTCTATAAAAAATCAGATAATAATCAATTAATTTTATACACGTGTTATCCGATAGATATGATTGGTTTAACTGATAATCGATTGTTTGTCTATGCTGAACGGATTTCTGGAAAAATGATTGACCAAAACCAATAG
- the lepB gene encoding signal peptidase I, protein MKKLLKDNILLLLSIFFILLLQLFFISSTKVSGESMNYTLQHNDRSLVLKSNSAKRFDIIIFNSNKLTGEDKQYVKRIIGLPGETVCYKKKQLFINNKQVSEPFDLKNRVHTGDFSYKLNRNEFFVLGDNRGNSIDSRHFGCINKRDIVGKMIYRFFPLHSIGKIN, encoded by the coding sequence ATGAAAAAACTTCTAAAAGATAATATACTATTATTACTCAGTATTTTTTTTATTCTATTGCTACAATTATTTTTTATTTCCTCAACTAAGGTGTCCGGCGAGTCAATGAATTATACTTTACAACATAATGATCGTAGTTTAGTACTTAAAAGTAACTCTGCCAAACGATTTGATATTATTATCTTTAACAGCAATAAACTAACTGGCGAAGACAAACAATATGTTAAGCGTATTATTGGTTTACCTGGTGAAACTGTTTGCTATAAAAAGAAACAACTTTTTATCAATAATAAACAAGTAAGTGAACCCTTTGATTTAAAAAACAGAGTACATACTGGAGATTTTTCTTATAAATTAAATCGTAATGAATTTTTTGTTTTGGGTGATAATAGAGGAAATTCAATCGACAGTAGACATTTTGGTTGTATTAATAAACGCGATATTGTGGGAAAAATGATTTATCGTTTCTTTCCACTTCACTCCATTGGAAAAATAAATTAA
- a CDS encoding helix-turn-helix transcriptional regulator, translated as MNLGTIITSKRIEKQLTQDQLAKKLHVTKDTIIEWEDSTLYPDINDLVELAKLLGFSLDDLFLTDNQTPLKPIMKQTNKHYFQFSIIMSLVTLIILLAILLVSLLNENSKLIISGTIILGELVNLFALTYYIKKLN; from the coding sequence ATGAACTTAGGAACCATTATTACAAGTAAACGAATTGAAAAACAACTAACCCAAGATCAATTAGCGAAAAAATTACACGTTACAAAAGATACTATTATAGAGTGGGAAGATAGTACTCTCTATCCAGATATAAATGATTTAGTAGAACTTGCAAAACTATTAGGTTTTTCCTTGGATGACCTATTCCTAACAGACAATCAGACACCATTAAAGCCTATCATGAAGCAAACAAATAAACACTATTTTCAATTTTCCATCATTATGTCCCTAGTGACTTTAATTATTTTATTGGCTATTTTATTGGTATCATTGCTAAATGAAAATTCCAAGCTGATTATTTCTGGAACTATTATTTTAGGAGAATTAGTGAATCTATTTGCACTCACTTATTATATAAAAAAACTAAATTAA
- a CDS encoding YibE/F family protein — protein MLQKYLWRFFAAILLTLNIWWIYQTLQYNQYHEPLGKITKIETSNKQDTIDEHQNKDVLTTQKIELIVLSSQYKGKKLTLSNTFSQSKIKDQDYKKGELVFLSIKDSNMSQTTILDTKRDTGLAIMMFCFVLLLILIGRKNGVMSLLGLIINTGLFYCLLIIYEQISSQSLVWLCLLFFPIIVSSTLIISNGWNQKTNISILATICSTLVTFIIGVGVITLLKHKGLRYEEMELITRPQHALFISSLLIGTMGASMDISITLSTAMNEIGQRHKQLTPQTLYQSGIQVGSDVIGPMINIMFFSYLSGSIPLILIFLRNGMSFNYTFPISLSLEVTRALIGSIGIVLTIPITSFIASIFLTRRNEHEC, from the coding sequence TTGTTACAAAAATATCTATGGCGCTTTTTTGCCGCCATCCTTTTAACCTTAAATATTTGGTGGATTTATCAAACATTGCAATATAATCAATACCATGAACCTTTAGGGAAAATTACTAAAATTGAAACAAGCAATAAACAAGACACTATTGATGAACATCAAAATAAAGACGTTCTAACAACTCAAAAGATAGAATTAATTGTATTATCCTCTCAATATAAAGGAAAAAAACTAACTCTTTCAAATACCTTTAGTCAATCAAAAATTAAGGATCAAGATTATAAAAAAGGCGAGTTAGTATTTCTATCTATCAAGGATAGTAACATGTCACAAACTACCATTCTCGATACTAAACGAGACACAGGTTTGGCTATCATGATGTTTTGTTTTGTTCTTTTACTGATACTTATAGGAAGAAAAAATGGGGTTATGTCTCTACTGGGACTTATAATAAATACTGGTCTTTTTTACTGCTTATTAATCATTTATGAACAGATTTCTAGTCAATCTCTTGTGTGGCTTTGCTTACTATTTTTTCCTATCATTGTGTCTAGTACGTTAATTATTTCAAATGGTTGGAATCAAAAAACTAATATTTCTATTTTAGCAACAATTTGTAGCACACTAGTGACTTTTATCATTGGAGTAGGCGTAATCACTTTATTAAAACATAAAGGACTTCGTTATGAAGAAATGGAATTGATTACTCGTCCCCAACATGCTCTCTTCATCTCTAGTTTATTAATTGGGACGATGGGAGCATCAATGGATATTTCCATTACACTCAGTACTGCCATGAATGAAATCGGTCAAAGACATAAGCAATTAACCCCTCAAACATTGTATCAATCAGGGATACAAGTTGGATCTGATGTCATTGGTCCAATGATTAATATTATGTTTTTTTCTTATTTAAGTGGATCCATTCCTTTAATCCTTATTTTTTTAAGAAATGGTATGTCCTTTAATTATACGTTTCCTATCTCTCTCTCGCTCGAAGTGACTCGTGCATTAATTGGAAGCATTGGGATTGTCTTAACTATCCCCATTACCAGTTTCATTGCAAGTATTTTTCTAACAAGGAGGAATGAACATGAGTGTTAA
- a CDS encoding YibE/F family protein, with the protein MSVNLGLLLVLILLLWFFQKKKGLLTLITLGINLAMLFFMILGINLGFSPIILTVITSILISANNLFNINGFNPSTKSAFLSSTFIILLMVFPIFFTTSLLHLQGIPLEGLMEMDMYSLHIGISFIDLSVAVLLMTVVGAINDIAISITSSMIEIKEQLPDLSLSEWKSSGLTVGKDVLGPTINTLIFAAIGSQFALLIWVFDLNYSLTQLVNSKLIVTEWVAIIFSGISISITIPITIFLLIKQVKN; encoded by the coding sequence ATGAGTGTTAACTTAGGCTTACTTCTAGTTCTTATCTTGTTATTATGGTTTTTTCAAAAAAAAAAGGGATTACTTACATTAATTACATTGGGGATTAATTTAGCGATGCTATTTTTCATGATTTTAGGAATCAACTTGGGCTTTTCTCCAATTATATTGACAGTTATAACCTCTATTTTAATCAGTGCAAATAATCTATTTAATATTAATGGGTTTAACCCTTCAACAAAGTCAGCTTTTTTAAGTAGTACATTCATTATTTTACTCATGGTTTTCCCGATATTTTTTACCACTTCCTTATTGCATCTTCAAGGAATCCCTCTTGAAGGATTGATGGAAATGGATATGTACTCGTTACATATTGGAATATCTTTTATTGATCTGAGTGTAGCTGTCCTTCTTATGACTGTCGTTGGCGCTATTAACGATATTGCTATTTCAATTACCTCATCGATGATTGAAATTAAAGAACAACTTCCTGACCTGTCTCTTTCTGAATGGAAATCTTCTGGTCTAACAGTGGGCAAAGATGTTTTAGGACCAACAATTAATACCCTCATTTTCGCGGCTATAGGTAGTCAGTTTGCGTTATTAATTTGGGTATTTGATTTGAATTATAGTCTAACACAACTGGTAAACAGTAAATTAATTGTCACAGAATGGGTTGCGATTATTTTTAGCGGGATTAGTATTTCCATCACGATTCCCATTACGATTTTCTTACTCATAAAACAAGTTAAAAATTGA
- a CDS encoding NADH-dependent flavin oxidoreductase translates to MKNFTDSVTFKRGLTLKNRLFMAPMTTKMSFYDGVITTDEANYYGLRSGGVGAVITAAANVQEDGKGWEGELGVYDDRQIPGLSKLASSIKKNGTKAILQIFHAGRMTDSQILRGTQPISASSIAAERPDAEMPREMTESDILHLIDSFKQATTRAIKAGFDGVEIHGANTYIIQQFFSPHSNRRKDEWGGTLEKRYHFIDAIVDEIIDTVDQSDVENFIIGYRFSPEEFENPGIKFEDTLFLIDKLSNKGLDYLHISLNDYNRKSISPFYQDKSMLEYVYQKINNRVPLIGIGDVRTLKDVKNVLANADFVAVGRSMIIDPHWAQKILDNKESLIRTSLSMYDREELFIQDGLTEFLEFMMPERLKE, encoded by the coding sequence TTGAAGAATTTTACTGATAGTGTAACATTTAAGCGAGGATTAACATTAAAAAATAGATTGTTTATGGCCCCAATGACAACTAAGATGTCTTTTTACGATGGCGTTATTACGACGGATGAAGCAAATTATTATGGTTTGCGTTCAGGTGGCGTGGGAGCAGTAATCACAGCTGCGGCTAATGTTCAAGAAGATGGTAAAGGATGGGAAGGCGAATTGGGAGTTTATGACGATAGACAGATTCCTGGTTTGAGTAAACTTGCAAGTAGTATTAAAAAAAATGGTACCAAGGCTATTCTACAAATCTTTCATGCTGGAAGAATGACTGATTCTCAGATTTTGCGTGGTACTCAACCAATTTCAGCAAGTAGTATAGCTGCAGAAAGACCAGATGCGGAAATGCCACGTGAAATGACTGAAAGTGATATTTTACATTTAATCGATAGCTTCAAGCAAGCTACAACTCGTGCAATTAAGGCAGGATTTGATGGAGTTGAAATACATGGAGCAAATACTTATATTATTCAACAATTTTTCTCACCACATTCTAATCGACGAAAAGATGAATGGGGTGGTACATTAGAAAAAAGATACCATTTTATTGATGCTATTGTTGATGAAATAATTGATACAGTTGATCAATCAGATGTAGAAAATTTTATTATTGGGTATCGATTCTCACCAGAGGAGTTTGAAAATCCTGGTATTAAATTTGAAGATACGTTGTTCTTAATCGATAAATTATCTAATAAAGGATTGGATTATCTTCATATTTCTTTAAATGATTATAATCGTAAATCTATTTCTCCTTTTTATCAGGATAAATCGATGCTTGAATATGTTTATCAAAAAATAAATAATAGAGTCCCTTTAATTGGAATAGGTGACGTGAGAACTTTAAAAGATGTCAAAAATGTTCTAGCGAATGCTGATTTTGTAGCAGTTGGCCGTTCTATGATTATTGATCCTCATTGGGCACAAAAAATATTGGATAATAAAGAGTCTCTTATTAGAACGTCTTTATCTATGTATGATAGGGAAGAATTATTTATTCAAGATGGGTTGACTGAATTTCTTGAATTTATGATGCCTGAAAGATTAAAAGAATGA
- a CDS encoding MarR family winged helix-turn-helix transcriptional regulator, giving the protein MERWLDYTNQHNKLEKKLENTLKRKVNLSLNEYYVLYYLGKTPSHCIKLIDISKYFNLSQSAMSRMMVRMESEDYGMIERKTCLDDKRGIYIHLTEKGKNMLIEAERYIEIILNESL; this is encoded by the coding sequence ATGGAGAGATGGTTAGATTATACCAATCAGCATAATAAGCTAGAAAAGAAATTAGAAAATACACTAAAAAGAAAAGTGAATTTATCATTAAATGAATATTATGTTTTATATTATTTGGGAAAGACACCTAGCCACTGTATTAAATTGATTGATATAAGTAAATATTTTAATTTAAGTCAAAGTGCGATGTCTAGAATGATGGTTAGAATGGAAAGTGAAGATTATGGTATGATAGAAAGAAAAACGTGTCTAGATGATAAACGTGGTATATATATCCATCTAACAGAAAAAGGAAAAAATATGTTGATTGAAGCTGAGAGATATATAGAAATTATCCTAAATGAAAGTTTATGA
- a CDS encoding catalase, translating into MNENYLTTSHGAHVGDNQNSLTAGEFGPVLIQDVHLLEKLAHFNRERVPERVVHAKGAGAHGVFKVTNDVSHYTKANFLSEVGKETDMFIRLSTVAGELGAADTLRDPRGFAIKFYTEEGNYDLVGNNTPIFFIRDPLKFPDFIHTQKRDPRTHLKSPTAMWDFWSLSPESLHQVTILMSDRGIPATFRHMHGYGSHTYTWINQTGEKYFIKYHFRTNQGVKNLDSSLAAKLAGENPDYHIEDLSNAIEHGDFPSWTLYVQIIPFEEGLNMKETLFDVTKTVSQKTYPLVEVGIMTLNRNPENYFSEVEQATFSPGNTVPGIDVSPDKLLQGRLFAYGDAHRYRVGANSAQLPINAPKATVHNHQQDGSMAYKNVNGSINYEPNSFDGTVEDEQAKSTNYKVTGEVGNYSYNDDFYTQPGLLYNIFSEEEKERLTDNIVASLSLVENEEIKKRQVEQFYKADKDYGERVAKKLNLKI; encoded by the coding sequence ATGAATGAAAATTATTTAACTACATCTCATGGGGCACATGTTGGAGATAATCAAAATTCCTTAACTGCAGGGGAATTTGGTCCTGTCTTAATTCAAGATGTTCATTTATTGGAAAAATTAGCACATTTTAACCGAGAACGTGTTCCTGAACGTGTTGTCCACGCAAAAGGAGCGGGTGCTCACGGTGTTTTTAAAGTAACAAATGATGTTTCTCATTATACAAAAGCAAATTTTTTATCAGAAGTTGGTAAAGAAACAGACATGTTTATTAGATTATCAACGGTAGCTGGAGAATTAGGTGCTGCTGATACATTACGTGATCCTAGAGGTTTTGCAATTAAATTTTATACGGAAGAAGGAAATTATGATTTAGTAGGAAATAATACACCAATCTTTTTTATCCGCGATCCTCTAAAATTTCCAGATTTTATACATACACAAAAACGCGATCCCAGAACCCATCTAAAAAGCCCGACTGCTATGTGGGATTTTTGGTCTCTATCGCCAGAGTCATTACACCAAGTGACTATTTTAATGAGTGATCGTGGTATTCCTGCAACGTTTCGTCATATGCATGGTTATGGTAGCCATACCTACACATGGATAAATCAAACAGGTGAAAAATATTTTATTAAATACCATTTTAGAACAAACCAAGGTGTCAAAAACTTAGATTCTTCATTAGCTGCAAAATTAGCGGGTGAAAATCCAGATTATCATATTGAAGATTTATCAAATGCTATCGAACATGGTGACTTTCCTTCTTGGACACTCTATGTTCAAATCATTCCTTTTGAAGAGGGATTAAATATGAAAGAGACTCTATTTGATGTCACAAAAACTGTATCACAAAAAACATATCCTCTCGTTGAAGTTGGGATTATGACATTAAATCGTAATCCAGAAAATTACTTTTCTGAGGTAGAACAAGCCACATTTTCTCCTGGTAACACTGTACCTGGTATTGATGTATCACCAGACAAATTATTACAAGGTCGTTTATTTGCATACGGTGATGCTCATAGATACCGTGTTGGTGCGAATAGTGCCCAACTTCCAATAAATGCTCCAAAAGCAACAGTTCATAATCACCAACAAGATGGCTCTATGGCATATAAAAATGTAAATGGAAGTATAAACTATGAGCCAAATAGCTTTGATGGAACAGTAGAAGATGAACAAGCTAAATCTACAAATTACAAAGTCACAGGAGAGGTAGGTAATTATAGTTACAACGATGATTTTTATACCCAACCTGGTCTCCTGTACAATATTTTCTCTGAAGAAGAAAAAGAACGTTTAACAGATAACATTGTTGCATCGTTATCTCTTGTTGAAAATGAAGAAATCAAAAAACGTCAAGTAGAACAATTCTACAAAGCGGATAAAGACTACGGAGAACGTGTTGCTAAGAAGTTAAACTTAAAAATATAA